The Rhinolophus sinicus isolate RSC01 linkage group LG15, ASM3656204v1, whole genome shotgun sequence region GTTTTCAGAGCTCACGGCGTTGTCTGTGCCCCTTGGTTTCTGCTGTGGTCTCAGCGTTCCTGGACCTGATTTGTGAGGCTTCCTCTTTTTAATGCCCCACCTCGACTCCAAGAGCTCGGAGCTAGAGCCAAGAGCAGAGAAAACGCGTGCCCAGCTGGCAGTTGCTGTGGTCCTTTCACCAGAAGCTGGAGACATGGAGGCTCATGCCATTGCTGCTGCCTTGGCCAGCTTTAGGGCTTGTAGCTGTGGTCTCCCTTGGATGCAGAAGTGGCTGGGGAGCAGGTTATGACACTGGGGGCTCTAGTGCCATCCGTCGACCTCTACACCACAGTCCCGCCTCCATACGCCTCCGGGGGCACATAAGGGCTGCATGACCCTCTCGTCCCACACCTGTGCAGTTGGAGTCGGTCCCTGAGCAGAAACCCTTTCCGCCACCCCCCTACAGCTGGGGGCTTAGGAGAGGTGCAGTTTCTGGACCCCCAGGGTGGGTGTTGCACCCAGTTGCAGCACCCTCCTGGTGGGAGGGGCTTCCCGCTGGCTGGACTGGCTCTTCCCACCAGGCCAGACCCAAGTCGAGTCAGGGTACCTGAGCGTGGCTTTTGAGCTGTTGGCTGGTGGATTCTCAAAGGCAGCAGACCTGGGTTGCCCCTCCACCTGCGACTCCCAGAGCAACTTGACTCTGAGTCCCCACTCCCTGTGCCCGTCTCTGTTCAGCTGCTCCCAGTGGGTCTGACTTCTCCTCAGCCTGAGGGTGCCCACCTGACTGCCCCCACAGACCCTCCAGCACTCTTCTTCAGGCAACATAgttgggggagaggaggtggagTGGGAGCATGGCCAGCTGGGGAAGGGCTGGTGGCTGCCCTGTGCCTCTGCGGCCCCTCTGGCCATTCGCCTTCCCCATACCCTGACCAGACAGAGCCGACCTGTGGGCCTCCTGCCTCTCTGCTGGGGAGGGGCCATGCAGGCCTAATTGCTGCCTTCAGAGTGTTAACTATTCACCCCAGAACTGGGAACTAGgcaagagagaagaggggagggattAAAATGCCAGCACACAGCTACGCTTCCTGGGCCTACGCTGGGGCTGGCCCCTGGAGGGTCCCCTGTGGTCTGATGCCCTGGGCTGGCTTGCACTGGGGTTAGTGCCAAAGGAGGTGCCTGCAAAGCTGAGCTTGGGCAGCTCttgggggctggggagcaggagggCTATGGTGAGCAGCTTGCCTCCAGGTGCAGCCCCAAGGCTACCATGGAAGTGGGGTGCAGCCAACCTGCCCCTCTTGCCAGCCTCTACCCACAGTGCTCACCTGGACCCTGagctcccctcttccctccctgcaGGCAAACCTCTTCCCTGCTGCTCTTGTGTACTTTGGAGCTGAGGAGCCAACAGGTGGGTGGGGACCCCCACTCTGCTCACCACCGCACTCCCCACCTGGTCCCCCCCCCCACTGGGCCCAGTACCCTGGCTGATCAGGTGCCCCAGAGCAGGGGGCTTCCTTTGGGTGTGGGAGGGAGATCTGTGGCCCCACACCCCCATACACTACTGGGGCTTCAGGCTGAGACAGCCACCTGCCCAGGCCATGTCCCCAAGCGGAGCGGAGGTGGTGGGTGGGCCCGTGGGTGGGGCCCCTCTGCTTTCTGACCTCGGGCTGGGCCTCCTGCAGTGCTCTACCTGGAGCCCAGGCTGCTGGAACACACCGTTTCCCCGTCTGCAGCTGACGTGCTGGTGGCCAGGTGAGTGCCCGCAGTGGGTGGGGGGCCCACTGCTGCAGCGCTGGCATCATTcattcccattcattcattccatcccCAGGTGCATATCCAGGGCCTCCGTGACTCCGTCCCCACCACCAGCCCCTGACTCTGCGCCCGTTGAGTCCCAGCCCGCTGCTGAGGACGCAGTGGGGCCCCTTGAGCCTAGCCCCAGGGCAGCCCAGCCTGTGAGGAGGGATCTGGGCAAGGTGCCCAAGTGGCTCAAGCTGCCTGGTACTGTGGGGGgggtggcagggcagggaggggctgctgGGCAGGAACCCAGGACCCCCAGGTCACCTGGCATGTTTGAATTGCAGCCACCAAGAGGTGAGATCCGCCAGCCCAGAGGGCCCACTGCTGGCAACAGGATCCCTCCCCACCCTGAGCGGGAATAAAGAGGAGAGCTTCTGAAACCCTCCTGTGGCCTTTCTCCAGAAAAGGGCCCCACAGCCCTCTGCCCCAGTGCCCCCTCCCACCACTACACGACTCTCTGGAGCTCCCCACCACAGGCCTCAAGCTGCTCCTGCAGCCTGGCTGGACCGCAGTGTGGGCCCTGCATCCCCTTGCTGCAGCCTTGGTCTTTAACGAGGGCACAGGTGTCCTCTTGGCTTTTACCTAACGGACATCATTAattcccctgccccccagccgGGAACACAATTGTGGGGAGAAGGGCCTCCAGACATTGCCTTCCTGGCTACGTCACGGGCCCGGCCACCCTAGCCCATGgcacagagaggggaggaaggcgGCCCCCACCCTggaggggcagggcctggcctggggtTTCCCGCCCGCCCTCACCATCTGAGGCACTTCAAAGTGGCTGTGGGGCACGGGTTCTGGCACTTGTCGCCAGCCTCTCCCTTCAGGTCTAATTACTTCCACATGCTCCCAGTGCTTTGAAGCCCGGAGACTCCCTGAGGGGCGGGGGAGAGGAAAGTGTGGGGGGCCCAGCGGGGCCAAGTTAGGGATGGGGTCTTGCCCCTAACCCATGCCCTCAGTCCTCAGGGATGGGGGCTGACGTTGCCCCGTATGCCCTCCCCTGGATCCCCAAGGCAGGTGGGGTGGCTCTGCGTGGGGCAGCTGTTGTCCCACCTGGACAGCCCTCCCCAGTGTCCCACCTCGGCCCAGAGTCTTCTGGGTGTTTCCCGTCCTGGGCACTGTCAAAATGAGAGGGAGGTGGGTGCtgcagggtggggaggcagaggctgggagccGGGCCCTGGAGACCCCTGAGCACCTGAGGGCAGGCAGGCCTCCCAGACCTGGGTTTGGCTTCTAGTGTGTCCCCACCCCAGTCTCCGAGGTGGGCGTGGCCTGAGGCTGACCTGCCATCCCTGGCATTGCCCAGGGCCTGGTGGCTGGTCTCCAGGTCTCTGCCACCCAAACATCCCACCAGCAGACCCTGCCGACACCCTCATTCCCGTCTGCCTGCCAGCCAGGGGAACCCCAGTCAGGCAACCCGTGGCAGCACCACCTTCTCCAGACCAGTGACCACGTGTGCAAGGGCTCTGATTTCACAGCCCCTCTCACGGCCCAAAGCAGGGCTTACACATGCTGTTTATTATTCTGTCCTTAGCATTGCTTTCGTCCTACCAAGATGGATGGGGGCGAGTCGGCTTTGAAGCAacttgactttgggtgattaATGGCAACACAGAGGCTGGGCCTGAGAGGCAGCTTTGGTTTATTGGTGTTGCTTTCTGAGGACAAATCTATAGCTCAGAGAAGCAGCTTCTAAGCGAGTATCACATGGGTAGGAGTTGACACACCAGCTTTGATGTTGGGGTGGCAGGGCTGCAGCTCTGCTGGTCTGTGGGAGACAGCCCCCGCTTCTCCCTTGGCACCTGCTTCCCAGGGCTCCTAGCCCAACACAGTGACCTCTGCTACAGTCAGGCTGTCGGGGACAGAGGAGGATGTGAGGGAAAGGGGTGCATTTGCTGAGACCGGCCCGGTTCCAGGGCTGTAGGAGAGTCAGGGATCAGCAGCCTCTTCCCCGTCTGAAGCCAGAGACCACAGGAGACACGTGGACATGGGGCTGGGCCGTGACGCAGGCAGGCGGCTGGAGTGAGGGTGGAAACCCCTAGAAGTCCAGAAGCTGTGGGGGGACAGGAGCACTCAGCCTCACAGGTGCCAACCATGGCCAAGCCCTGCTCCTGGGAGGGTGGCACAGGGACAGACCCATGAGCTCACCCCTGTCCTGCCCACCTACCAGCTGAGGCAGCACCTTCTCCAGCTGTTCCACGTCCACACGGGCCAGGTCCTCTGCCTGGGCCTGCCGGACACTGCGGATGGCCGCTTCTGCCATGAAAAGAGAAGCAAGAGGTACAGAAGGCTGGGGGGCTTGAACCCCAATGCCCCTGGGCCTCGGCCCCAGCTGCCTCCCTGTCCCTGCTGGCTGGCAGGTCAGGAGTCTGAGGTTGTGGCCCCTGAAACACGGAGCTTTCCAGGGACACAGAGCCTAAAGAGTAATGTGGGGAAATGGGTGAGACGGGACGAGCGATCTGGGCAAGGTGGGGTCTCAGCTCACCCGAGACGAAGATCTTCAACAGCTCTGCCATGAGCAGCAGTGCATCTCCGCCAACTGCAAGGTGGAGGCGCAGGTCACAGGCTGCACCCTGTGTCAGCCTGGCCAGGGGCTGCACGCTGCCCCACACCCCCACTTCTGACCTGGGTCCTCCCCGCCCCAGTGGCCCACACAGAGCTGGGAGCCCCGCCCCGAGCCCCACTTCCAGTACCCCTGTACTTACACACCTCTGGttttgtcatctttaaaatgCAGGTGCAGCAGTTTGCTCACCAGTTCCTGGGGGGACCAGCGGGACGTCAGTGGCTcactgcccccgcccccccacccaaATGCTGCAGACTCCTTAGGCTTTTCGTTCCGGGTGGGAAGGGGTTGTAATTTCTGGCCTGAAACGCCCTCTGTCCTCTGAGTGGGGGACTGGGCGGTGGGAGAAACCTCCCTGTGGATGCCTCCAGGACCAGAAATTAGACACGTGGCAGGCAGGTGGGAGCAGCCCAGGTGCCAGCCTGCCCCTCTCCTGGAATCCAGGAGCCTGGTGTTCCCACCCCCGGGGCCAAGGCACTTCCTGTGAGGGGCTGCTCCCATGCTGGGCCCCTTCACAGGTCTGTCCATGCCCAATACCACACAGCTTGTGCCAGACCTGCTTCAGGTGCCGGGTCAGTTCCATCCGCGGTCCCTCCCTGGAGAAGTGAAGGAAGGAGTCTTCCTATGAGATGAGTGCTCTGGGGACTAGGGGACTACAGCACTGGGCAGAGACCTGGCTGTTTGGTCAGTGGGTGGTGGGCATGGAGAACAGAGCCTTGGGGGTATCTGCAGGGCTTCCTGACAGACATGAATAGGACGTGGGTGGGTCCAGGCCAAGACTCCACAAGGCGGGCTTGAGCCCCCAAAAGATGGGGCCACTCCACAAACATGGGGGCTGTGGGTGGAGATGGGTTCTGGGGACCAGGGACTCAGGAGCTCAACTTAGGACACATTTGAGTGAAGGACATGCTTCAGATGCCCAAGCAAAGCAGCCGGGTGGGTGACTGGAGCCAAAGGGCCTTCTGGAAGGTTGGAGCTGACGACGAGGATTTGGGAGGTGGCAGCATGGACGGACCATGACAGGCTTCCCAGGGCAGGAGCCAGCAGAGCgcctggggaggcaggaggacAGCAGCAGCGAGCGACCAGGAGCTCAGAAACAAAATGGACTGTTCTGCAGGGAAGGTGAGCGGGGGATTGGCCTGGCCTCCCCGTAGCCACGGGAGGTCACACAGCTTCACCTGTGCAGCTCAGCAAAGTTCAGGAGCAGAGCGGAGTGAACACCGGTGTGGCCCAGGCTCAGAAGGGTAAACTTACCACGTCACTAGGGGAAGCCGCAGGCCTGGCTGTCCCAGCAGTGGCTGCGTGAGCTTGGTGCCACCTGCTGGTCCTTCTTGCCACTTACCAGGAATGGCTCAGAAGGCTCTACTGCCCCACCTGCTCCCAGACCCCCAGGAAGCGCTAACTAAAGGGGTCAGTACCAACTGGGAGTGGCACTTCCCAAACAAGTGACATGAACTCAGCAGGATGGGAACTGGGATGAGTTCAGCTTCTGTCCCACTGCACGTTGGCAccactgcccctccctccatCACCCTCATCCACAATGAGCACAGCTCTGGCCAGAGTCTGTGGCGCCAGGACTGCAGAGCTGTCCAGGTCGGCCTGATGAAGGCCAAGCCCTGTACCCCCCTCTCCAGCTGttacaaggtgtgtgtgtgtgtgtgggggggtgtctcaCAACCACCATGGTGGATCACCCAGCCTCAATGACGTCCCCTTTTAGGTGATTAACCCTTTCTGGGCCAGGGCTGAGCCATGATCCTGGGTGATGAAGAGGCAACAGGTGAACCCGAAAGCAGTCCCATGCCTCTGCAAGGCTGAAGTCCCCACTGGGGTCAGGAGGGACACAGGTGCCCACAAGGGGCTGAGATCCTCCTTCCCTCCACAGCTCACAAAGGTCCACAGGCCCTCCCTGCACACCTTCCTGATTCAAGGACTCAGTGCCACCTCACTTTAGGATAGAGCAACGAAGCCAGACTCAGAAACTAGCCGCAGCCTCAGGCGTGGGAGCCAGTGGACATGCTACGCACGCAGAGTGGCACTTCCCACAGGCCTGCTTCGTTTCTCCCCTGGTCATTGGGGATAGTACTACCTTCTCCTAGGGGTGGTAAGCATTAAATGGGCTAATCTATGTCAAGTGCGCATAACACTGCGTGACTGCGCCAGGGGGGTTACTAAAAGGACTTGTAGGACCCCCCCACGCCAGACCAAACCTAGATAAACGTGCTGCCCCGAAACGCAGCTTCAGCTGGGCTTCAACAGGTGAGACACAAAGCACAGGGCTCGAGTGACAGGGGACAGACCAAAGGAAGCTTTAGGCTATGCGGCTATGTGACAATGTCAGCGAGCTGGGCGGAACGGTGCCCTACGCCAAGCGGTTTAGGGAGAAGAAAAGTGCAGCCGGATCCGCGGCCgcggggtgtggggggcaggCTCAGGCTCCTCTCTGAGATCCCCTGCATTTCCGCCGTCGCGGGGCCCACCTCTGCCGTTTCTGCAGACCCGCTCCCTCTTGCCCCAGACCACTCGGCCTTCTGCCACCGGGCCGCGGGACTCCACCCCCGGAGGGCGAAGGACGCGCGGGGTGGGGTCGTGGCTGGATTCTGGGAATGGGCTCGCCCTAGAGGGCACTCGCACGCAGCGCCGGGGCTGGCTCAAGGCCCACACATGTGTCACGCGTGGGGTCCCGCCGCactgtccccaccacccccatcgTCCGCCCCAGCATCGTCCCCTCTCTCACTTTCCGGAAGCCGGAGCTGGTTGCCTCCATGACCGGCGCTGTGTCGCGCGCCCTCCGGAGCCCTGAGCCCCCGCCAATGAGCCCTGAGCGCGCCTTTCCAGCCCCGCCCCCGATCCTCCAGCCAATCACCACGGAGCGCGCCCTCAGAAGCCCCGCCCCCGCTGCCCCCATCCAATGGGCCGTGAGAGCGCTGCCTCGGCTTCACGGGCTGGAGGCCCGCAACGCGAGCCCGTTCCTCGCCCTCATTAGCCCGCGGCGAGCGCCCCTCCTCCGCAAAGCCTCCTGGGAGTTGTAGTTTCTGCTAGCCTTTCCCGGCGCTCCTTGCTCTTCCTGGTTACTGAGGCGCCGCGGCGGCGGGGTACACCGTGGCCAGGAGCAGGGGTCGGTGGTGCGACTACTGGGGGCGCGAGGGTACGCGCGATGCCTGGACCGGCCCTGCCGCGGGAGGCCCTAGCCCCGAGGGATCTCCGTTCCCGCGTCGGCCCCATGCTCGGGCGGTCCTCTGGCCATCCTTGCACTCCTGGGGCCGCCCGCGTGTAGAAACAACTCAGTTTGTTTTTCGTTCCTCGGCTGCCGAGGTCGGACCTGGGGTCGTTGAGCCCTACACTGAGCTGCTCGGAGTCCCTGCCTGCCCCCAGGGGAGAAGCCCTGCCCTACTGCCAGCAGGAGAGCAGTCCTGCAGCGGGGCCAGCAGCCCCCTTCCCCCAGCTTCGGCTTCCCGCGTCGCTGGCTGCCACACGGTGAGGCCTGGCTCTAGGAGCGTGCTGAGGCAGCCCTGCTGGCACCCCAGGGACATGGAGGAAGTCCGGCGCTCCTACAGCCGGCTGTGCAAGGAGAGTGGGGCCGAGCCCCAGGAGACTGTCCTGCAGCGACTGCACGAGCTGCCGCGGGGCCGGCTGGACCTGGCCACGCAGAGCCTGACAGCTGACACCTGCGCGGCCCTGGGCAAGCTGCTGCAGAAAGAGGCTTTTGTGACCGAGCTCGTCCTGAGCGACTGCATGCTGAGCGAAGAAGGTGGGCACCGTGGGCGGCTGGGGCC contains the following coding sequences:
- the CENPX gene encoding centromere protein X isoform X1, producing the protein MGAAGAGLLRARSVVIGWRIGGGAGKARSGLIGGGSGLRRARDTAPVMEATSSGFRKELVSKLLHLHFKDDKTRGVWRRCTAAHGRAVEDLRLGSGHPQCPAGPGRGPGPCGRGTAGEGAASAASGLLGVSTLTPAACLRHGPAPCPRVSCGLWLQTGKRLLIPDSPTALEPGRSQQMHPFPSHPPLSPTA
- the CENPX gene encoding centromere protein X isoform X2, which produces MELTRHLKQELVSKLLHLHFKDDKTRGVWRRCTAAHGRAVEDLRLGSGHPQCPAGPGRGPGPCGRGTAGEGAASAASGLLGVSTLTPAACLRHGPAPCPRVSCGLWLQTGKRLLIPDSPTALEPGRSQQMHPFPSHPPLSPTA
- the CENPX gene encoding centromere protein X isoform X3, with product MGAAGAGLLRARSVVIGWRIGGGAGKARSGLIGGGSGLRRARDTAPVMEATSSGFRKELVSKLLHLHFKDDKTRVGGDALLLMAELLKIFVSEAAIRSVRQAQAEDLARVDVEQLEKVLPQLLLDF